The Strix uralensis isolate ZFMK-TIS-50842 chromosome 16, bStrUra1, whole genome shotgun sequence genome has a window encoding:
- the FLII gene encoding protein flightless-1 homolog isoform X1: MAATGVLPFVRGVDLSGNDFKGGYFPEHVKAMTSLRWLKLNRTGLCYLPEELAALQKLEHLSVSHNSLTTLHGELSGLPCLRAIVARANSLKNSGVPDDIFQLDDLSVLDLSYNLLTECPRELENAKNMLVLNLGHNSIEAIPNQLFINLTDLLYLDLSDNRLESLPPQMRRLVHLQTLILNNNPLLHAQLRQLPAMMALQTLHLRNTQRTQSNLPTSLEALVNLADVDLSCNDLTRVPECLYTLSSLRRLNLSSNQITELSLCIDQWTQLETLNLSRNQLTSLPSAICKLTKLKKMYLNSNKLDFDGIPSGIGKLANLEEFMAANNNLELIPESLCRCSKLRKLVLNKNRLVTLPEAIHFLTDVEILDVRENPNLVMPPKPVDRTSEWYNIDFSLQNQLRLAGASPATVAAAAAGSGTKDPLARKMRLRRRKDSAQDDQAKQVLKGMSDVAQEKNKKIEESGEAKAPDLKTRRWDQGLEKPQLDYSEFFSEDVGQLPGLCVWQIENFVPTLVDEAFHGKFYEADCYIVLKTFLDENGSLNWEIYYWIGQEATLDKKACSAIHAVNLRNYLGAECRSIREEMGDESDEFLQVFDNDISYIEGGTASGFFTVEDTQYVTRLYRVYGKKNVKLESVALKGTSLDPRFVFLLDHGLDLFVWRGSQATLSSTTKARLFAEKINKNERKGKAEITLFTQGQETPNFWEALGGQPEEIRPCVPDDFQPHKPKLYKVGLGLGYLELPQINYKLSVEHKKRLKADLMPEMRLLQSLLDTKSVYILDCWSDVFIWIGRKSPRLVRAAALKLSQELCGMLHRPKHAMVTRNLEGTECQVFKSKFKNWDDVLRVDYTRNAETVLQEGGLAGKVRKDAEKKDQMKADLTALFLPRQPPMPLSEAEQLMEEWNEDLDGMEGFVLEGKKFARLPEEEFGHFHTHDCYVFLCRYWVPVEYEEEEEEKKKKGEGKGEEEGEEEEEEKQPEEDFQCIVYFWQGREASNMGWLTFTFSLQKKFESLFPGKLEVVRMTQQQENPKFLSHFKRRFVIHRGKRKDRASPPQPSLYHIRTNGGALCTRCIQINTDAGLLNSEFCFILKVPFESTDNQGIVYTWVGRAADPDEAKLAEDIMNHMFDDSYSKQVINEGEEPENFFWVGIGSQKPYDEDADYMKHSRLFRCSNEKGYFSVSEKCSDFCQDDLADDDIMLLDNGREVYMWVGTQTSQVEIKLSLKACQVYIQHMRSKDPTRPRKLRLVRKGNEPWPFTRCFHAWSVFRKPPA; the protein is encoded by the exons ATGGCGGCCACCGGGGTCCTGCCCTTCGTCCGCGGCGTCGATCTCAGCGGCAACGACTTTAAG ggTGGCTACTTCCCAGAGCACGTGAAGGCGATGACCAGCCTGCGCTGGCTGAAGCTGAACCGCACGGGGCTCTGCTACCTGCCCGAGGAGCTCGCTGCCCTCCAGAAGCTG GAGCACCTCTCCGTGAGTCACAACAGCCTCACCACGCTCCACGGCGAGCTCTCCGGCCTGCCCTGCCTCCGG GCGATCGTGGCTCGTGCAAACAGCCTGAAGAACTCGGGAGTCCCTGATGATATCTTCCAGCTGGATGACCTCTCGGTGCTG GACCTGAGCTACAACCTGCTCACAGAGTGTCCCCGGGAACTGGAGAATGCCAAGAACATGCTGGTCCTCAACCTTGGCCACAACAG CATCGAGGCCATCCCCAACCAGCTCTTCATCAACCTGACGGACCTACTCTACCTCGACCTGAGCGACAACAGGCTGGAGAGCCTCCCGCCGCAGATGAGGCGCCTGGTTCACCTCCAGACTCTCATCCTCAACAACAACCCCCTCCTGCACGCGCAGCTCCG GCAGCTCCCGGCGATGATGGCCCTGCAGACCCTCCACCTCAGGAACACCCAGCGCACACAGAGCAATCTCCCCACCAGCCTCGAGGCCCTGGTGAACCTGGCAG ACGTCGACCTGTCCTGCAACGACCTCACTCGTGTCCCTGAGTGCCTCTACACTCTGAGCAGCCTGCGGCGCCTCAACCTCAGCAGCAACCAGATCACAGAGCTGTCCCTCTGCATCGACCAGTGGACACAGCTGGAGACCCTCAACCTGTCCCGCAACCAGCTCACCTCCTTGCCC tCAGCCATCTGCAAGCTGACCAAGCTGAAGAAGATGTACCTGAACTCCAACAAGCTCGACTTTGATGGGATCCCCTCAGGCATTGGCAAGCTCGCCAACCTCGAGGAGTTCATGGCGGCCAATAACAACCTGGAGCTCATCCCTGAGAGCCTGTGCAG GTGCTCCAAGCTGAGGAAGCTGGTGCTGAACAAGAACCGCCTGGTGACGCTGCCAGAGGCCATCCACTTCCTGACGGACGTGGAG ATCCTGGATGTGCGTGAGAACCCCAACCTGGTGATGCCCCCGAAGCCGGTGGATCGGACATCGGAGTGGTACAACATCGACTTCTCCCTGCAGAACCAGCTCCGCCTGGCCGGAGCCTCCCCGGCCACTGTCGCGGCCGCCGCCGCAG ggagCGGCACCAAGGACCCGCTGGCCCGCAAGATGCGGCTCCGGCGGCGCAAGGACTCTGCCCAGGACGACCAGGCCAAGCAGGTGCTGAAGGGGATGTCAGACGTGGCCCAGGAGAAGAACAAGAAGATAGAG GAGAGTGGGGAGGCGAAGGCGCCGGACCTGAAGACACGTCGCTGGGACCAGGGCCTGGAGAAGCCTCAGCTGGACTACTCGGAGTTCTTCAGCGAGGACGTGGGGCAGCTGCCCGGCCTCTGCGTCTGGCAGATCGAGAACTTTGTGCCCACGCTGGTGGACGAGGCTTTCCACGGCAAGTTCTACGAGGCCGACTGCTACATCGTGCTCAAG ACCTTCCTGGACGAGAACGGCTCCCTCAACTGGGAGATCTACTACTGGATCGGGCAGGAGGCCACGCTGGACAAGAAGGCCTGTTCTGCCATCCACGCTGTCAACCTCCGCAACTACCTGGGGGCTGAGTGTCGCAGCATCCGGGAGGAGATGGGGGACGAGAGTGACGAGTTCCTCCAG GTCTTTGACAATGACATCTCCTACATCGAGGGTGGCACAGCCAGCGGCTTCTTCACCGTCGAGGACACACAATATGTCACCAG GCTGTACCGTGTCTATGGGAAGAAGAACGTCAAGCTGGAGTCGGTGGCACTGAAAGGGACATCGCTGGACCCCCG GTTTGTCTTCCTCCTCGACCACGGCCTTGACCTCTTTGTGTGGCGCGGGAGCCAGGCCACGTTGAGCAGCACCACCAAGGCCAG GCTCTTCGCCGAGAAGATCAACAAGAACGAGCGGAAGGGCAAAGCAGAGATCACGCTGTTCACCCAGGGCCAGGAGACCCCCAACttctgggaggcactgggggggcaGCCCGAGGAGATCCGGCCGTGCGTCCCTGACGACTTCCAGCCCCACAAGCCCAAGCTGTACAAG GTCGGCTTGGGCCTGGGCTACCTGGAGCTGCCCCAGATCAACTACAAACTCTCGGTGGAGCACAAGAAGAGGCTGAAGGCTGATCTGATGCCAGAGATGCGCCTG CTGCAGAGCCTGCTGGACACCAAGAGCGTGTACATCCTCGACTGCTGGTCCGACGTCTTCATCTGGATCGGGAGGAAGTCGCCGCGGCTggtgcgggcggcggcgctgAAGCTGAGCCAGGAGCTGTGCGGCATGCTGCACCGGCCCAAGCACGCCATGGTCACCAGGAACCTGGAGGGCACCGAGTGCCAG GTGTTCAAGTCCAAATTCAAGAATTGGGATGACGTTCTGCGTGTGGATTATACCCGCAACGCCGAGACAGTGCTGCAGGAGGGCGGCCTCGCCGGCAAGGTCCGCAAGGACGCTGAGAAGAAGGACCAGATGAAGGCTGACCTCACGGCGCTCTTcctgccccgccagccccccaTGCCCCTGAGCGAG GCGGAGCAGCTGATGGAGGAGTGGAACGAAGACCTGGACGGCATGGAGGGCTTTGTGTTGGAGGGCAAGAAATTCGCTCGCCTGCCCGAGGAGGAGTTCGGTCACTTCCACACCCACGACTGCtacgtcttcctctgcag GTACTGGGTGCCGGTGGAgtatgaggaggaggaggaggagaagaagaagaagggcGAAGgcaaaggggaggaggagggtgaggaagaggaggaggagaagcagcctgaggAAGACTTCCAGTGCATCGTTTACTTCTGGCAGGGCCGGGAGGCCTCCAACATGGGCTGGCTCACCTTCACCTTCAGCCTCCAGAAGAAGTTCGAAAGTCTCTTCCCTGGAAAACTGGAG GTCGTGCGCATGACCCAGCAGCAGGAGAACCCCAAGTTCCTCTCGCACTTCAAGAGGAGGTTTGTCATCCACCGGGGCAAGCGGAAGGACAGggccagcccaccccagcccagcctctACCACATCCGCACCAACGGCGGGGCCCTCTGCACCAG GTGCATCCAGATCAACACAGATGCTGGCTTGCTCAACTCCGAGTTTTGCTTCATCCTCAAG gtGCCTTTTGAGAGCACAGACAACCAGGGCATCGTCTACACCTGGGTGGGCCGGGCAGCAGACCCCGACGAGGCCAAGTTGGCCGAGGACATCATGAACCACATGTTTGATGACTCCTACAGCAAGCAG GTGATCAACGAGGGCGAAGAGCCCGAAAACTTCTTCTGGGTGGGCATCGGAAGCCAGAAACCCTACGATGAAGACGCCGACTATATGAAGCACTCCCGGCTCTTCAG GTGCTCCAATGAGAAGGGCTATTTCTCCGTGTCGGAGAAGTGCTCTGATTTCTGCCAGGATGACCTGGCTGATGATGACATCATGCTGCTGGACAATGGGCGGGAG GTCTACATGTGGGTGGGCACCCAGACCAGCCAGGTGGAGATCAAGCTGAGCCTCAAAGCCTGCCAG GTCTACATCCAGCACATGCGCTCCAAGGACCCCACGCGGCCCCGCAAGCTCCGGCTGGTGCGGAAAGGCAACGAGCCCTGGCCCTTCACCCGCTGCTTCCACGCCTGGAGCGTCTTCCGCAAGCCCCCCGCCTAA
- the FLII gene encoding protein flightless-1 homolog isoform X2 gives MAATGVLPFVRGVDLSGNDFKGGYFPEHVKAMTSLRWLKLNRTGLCYLPEELAALQKLDLSYNLLTECPRELENAKNMLVLNLGHNSIEAIPNQLFINLTDLLYLDLSDNRLESLPPQMRRLVHLQTLILNNNPLLHAQLRQLPAMMALQTLHLRNTQRTQSNLPTSLEALVNLADVDLSCNDLTRVPECLYTLSSLRRLNLSSNQITELSLCIDQWTQLETLNLSRNQLTSLPSAICKLTKLKKMYLNSNKLDFDGIPSGIGKLANLEEFMAANNNLELIPESLCRCSKLRKLVLNKNRLVTLPEAIHFLTDVEILDVRENPNLVMPPKPVDRTSEWYNIDFSLQNQLRLAGASPATVAAAAAGSGTKDPLARKMRLRRRKDSAQDDQAKQVLKGMSDVAQEKNKKIEESGEAKAPDLKTRRWDQGLEKPQLDYSEFFSEDVGQLPGLCVWQIENFVPTLVDEAFHGKFYEADCYIVLKTFLDENGSLNWEIYYWIGQEATLDKKACSAIHAVNLRNYLGAECRSIREEMGDESDEFLQVFDNDISYIEGGTASGFFTVEDTQYVTRLYRVYGKKNVKLESVALKGTSLDPRFVFLLDHGLDLFVWRGSQATLSSTTKARLFAEKINKNERKGKAEITLFTQGQETPNFWEALGGQPEEIRPCVPDDFQPHKPKLYKVGLGLGYLELPQINYKLSVEHKKRLKADLMPEMRLLQSLLDTKSVYILDCWSDVFIWIGRKSPRLVRAAALKLSQELCGMLHRPKHAMVTRNLEGTECQVFKSKFKNWDDVLRVDYTRNAETVLQEGGLAGKVRKDAEKKDQMKADLTALFLPRQPPMPLSEAEQLMEEWNEDLDGMEGFVLEGKKFARLPEEEFGHFHTHDCYVFLCRYWVPVEYEEEEEEKKKKGEGKGEEEGEEEEEEKQPEEDFQCIVYFWQGREASNMGWLTFTFSLQKKFESLFPGKLEVVRMTQQQENPKFLSHFKRRFVIHRGKRKDRASPPQPSLYHIRTNGGALCTRCIQINTDAGLLNSEFCFILKVPFESTDNQGIVYTWVGRAADPDEAKLAEDIMNHMFDDSYSKQVINEGEEPENFFWVGIGSQKPYDEDADYMKHSRLFRCSNEKGYFSVSEKCSDFCQDDLADDDIMLLDNGREVYMWVGTQTSQVEIKLSLKACQVYIQHMRSKDPTRPRKLRLVRKGNEPWPFTRCFHAWSVFRKPPA, from the exons ATGGCGGCCACCGGGGTCCTGCCCTTCGTCCGCGGCGTCGATCTCAGCGGCAACGACTTTAAG ggTGGCTACTTCCCAGAGCACGTGAAGGCGATGACCAGCCTGCGCTGGCTGAAGCTGAACCGCACGGGGCTCTGCTACCTGCCCGAGGAGCTCGCTGCCCTCCAGAAGCTG GACCTGAGCTACAACCTGCTCACAGAGTGTCCCCGGGAACTGGAGAATGCCAAGAACATGCTGGTCCTCAACCTTGGCCACAACAG CATCGAGGCCATCCCCAACCAGCTCTTCATCAACCTGACGGACCTACTCTACCTCGACCTGAGCGACAACAGGCTGGAGAGCCTCCCGCCGCAGATGAGGCGCCTGGTTCACCTCCAGACTCTCATCCTCAACAACAACCCCCTCCTGCACGCGCAGCTCCG GCAGCTCCCGGCGATGATGGCCCTGCAGACCCTCCACCTCAGGAACACCCAGCGCACACAGAGCAATCTCCCCACCAGCCTCGAGGCCCTGGTGAACCTGGCAG ACGTCGACCTGTCCTGCAACGACCTCACTCGTGTCCCTGAGTGCCTCTACACTCTGAGCAGCCTGCGGCGCCTCAACCTCAGCAGCAACCAGATCACAGAGCTGTCCCTCTGCATCGACCAGTGGACACAGCTGGAGACCCTCAACCTGTCCCGCAACCAGCTCACCTCCTTGCCC tCAGCCATCTGCAAGCTGACCAAGCTGAAGAAGATGTACCTGAACTCCAACAAGCTCGACTTTGATGGGATCCCCTCAGGCATTGGCAAGCTCGCCAACCTCGAGGAGTTCATGGCGGCCAATAACAACCTGGAGCTCATCCCTGAGAGCCTGTGCAG GTGCTCCAAGCTGAGGAAGCTGGTGCTGAACAAGAACCGCCTGGTGACGCTGCCAGAGGCCATCCACTTCCTGACGGACGTGGAG ATCCTGGATGTGCGTGAGAACCCCAACCTGGTGATGCCCCCGAAGCCGGTGGATCGGACATCGGAGTGGTACAACATCGACTTCTCCCTGCAGAACCAGCTCCGCCTGGCCGGAGCCTCCCCGGCCACTGTCGCGGCCGCCGCCGCAG ggagCGGCACCAAGGACCCGCTGGCCCGCAAGATGCGGCTCCGGCGGCGCAAGGACTCTGCCCAGGACGACCAGGCCAAGCAGGTGCTGAAGGGGATGTCAGACGTGGCCCAGGAGAAGAACAAGAAGATAGAG GAGAGTGGGGAGGCGAAGGCGCCGGACCTGAAGACACGTCGCTGGGACCAGGGCCTGGAGAAGCCTCAGCTGGACTACTCGGAGTTCTTCAGCGAGGACGTGGGGCAGCTGCCCGGCCTCTGCGTCTGGCAGATCGAGAACTTTGTGCCCACGCTGGTGGACGAGGCTTTCCACGGCAAGTTCTACGAGGCCGACTGCTACATCGTGCTCAAG ACCTTCCTGGACGAGAACGGCTCCCTCAACTGGGAGATCTACTACTGGATCGGGCAGGAGGCCACGCTGGACAAGAAGGCCTGTTCTGCCATCCACGCTGTCAACCTCCGCAACTACCTGGGGGCTGAGTGTCGCAGCATCCGGGAGGAGATGGGGGACGAGAGTGACGAGTTCCTCCAG GTCTTTGACAATGACATCTCCTACATCGAGGGTGGCACAGCCAGCGGCTTCTTCACCGTCGAGGACACACAATATGTCACCAG GCTGTACCGTGTCTATGGGAAGAAGAACGTCAAGCTGGAGTCGGTGGCACTGAAAGGGACATCGCTGGACCCCCG GTTTGTCTTCCTCCTCGACCACGGCCTTGACCTCTTTGTGTGGCGCGGGAGCCAGGCCACGTTGAGCAGCACCACCAAGGCCAG GCTCTTCGCCGAGAAGATCAACAAGAACGAGCGGAAGGGCAAAGCAGAGATCACGCTGTTCACCCAGGGCCAGGAGACCCCCAACttctgggaggcactgggggggcaGCCCGAGGAGATCCGGCCGTGCGTCCCTGACGACTTCCAGCCCCACAAGCCCAAGCTGTACAAG GTCGGCTTGGGCCTGGGCTACCTGGAGCTGCCCCAGATCAACTACAAACTCTCGGTGGAGCACAAGAAGAGGCTGAAGGCTGATCTGATGCCAGAGATGCGCCTG CTGCAGAGCCTGCTGGACACCAAGAGCGTGTACATCCTCGACTGCTGGTCCGACGTCTTCATCTGGATCGGGAGGAAGTCGCCGCGGCTggtgcgggcggcggcgctgAAGCTGAGCCAGGAGCTGTGCGGCATGCTGCACCGGCCCAAGCACGCCATGGTCACCAGGAACCTGGAGGGCACCGAGTGCCAG GTGTTCAAGTCCAAATTCAAGAATTGGGATGACGTTCTGCGTGTGGATTATACCCGCAACGCCGAGACAGTGCTGCAGGAGGGCGGCCTCGCCGGCAAGGTCCGCAAGGACGCTGAGAAGAAGGACCAGATGAAGGCTGACCTCACGGCGCTCTTcctgccccgccagccccccaTGCCCCTGAGCGAG GCGGAGCAGCTGATGGAGGAGTGGAACGAAGACCTGGACGGCATGGAGGGCTTTGTGTTGGAGGGCAAGAAATTCGCTCGCCTGCCCGAGGAGGAGTTCGGTCACTTCCACACCCACGACTGCtacgtcttcctctgcag GTACTGGGTGCCGGTGGAgtatgaggaggaggaggaggagaagaagaagaagggcGAAGgcaaaggggaggaggagggtgaggaagaggaggaggagaagcagcctgaggAAGACTTCCAGTGCATCGTTTACTTCTGGCAGGGCCGGGAGGCCTCCAACATGGGCTGGCTCACCTTCACCTTCAGCCTCCAGAAGAAGTTCGAAAGTCTCTTCCCTGGAAAACTGGAG GTCGTGCGCATGACCCAGCAGCAGGAGAACCCCAAGTTCCTCTCGCACTTCAAGAGGAGGTTTGTCATCCACCGGGGCAAGCGGAAGGACAGggccagcccaccccagcccagcctctACCACATCCGCACCAACGGCGGGGCCCTCTGCACCAG GTGCATCCAGATCAACACAGATGCTGGCTTGCTCAACTCCGAGTTTTGCTTCATCCTCAAG gtGCCTTTTGAGAGCACAGACAACCAGGGCATCGTCTACACCTGGGTGGGCCGGGCAGCAGACCCCGACGAGGCCAAGTTGGCCGAGGACATCATGAACCACATGTTTGATGACTCCTACAGCAAGCAG GTGATCAACGAGGGCGAAGAGCCCGAAAACTTCTTCTGGGTGGGCATCGGAAGCCAGAAACCCTACGATGAAGACGCCGACTATATGAAGCACTCCCGGCTCTTCAG GTGCTCCAATGAGAAGGGCTATTTCTCCGTGTCGGAGAAGTGCTCTGATTTCTGCCAGGATGACCTGGCTGATGATGACATCATGCTGCTGGACAATGGGCGGGAG GTCTACATGTGGGTGGGCACCCAGACCAGCCAGGTGGAGATCAAGCTGAGCCTCAAAGCCTGCCAG GTCTACATCCAGCACATGCGCTCCAAGGACCCCACGCGGCCCCGCAAGCTCCGGCTGGTGCGGAAAGGCAACGAGCCCTGGCCCTTCACCCGCTGCTTCCACGCCTGGAGCGTCTTCCGCAAGCCCCCCGCCTAA
- the MIEF2 gene encoding mitochondrial dynamics protein MID49 encodes MAEFTRQRGKRQEDSGLGNVLDLLLANARLVLGVTGAAVLAIATLAVKRLIDRATSPRDEGDPKAEQKTLEESWQDLALIKATPKPPKKQRREDLSEPLLSPALPPAPELRVCSAPPETPRVESSPPHCLTLQEKLLSHYSSWLTVPETQASVALQLARSICTQLQNFLRSKCPELPFGSLFLSGPLLDGLGVLAADHIHLMLPVVLDAALWSLIPGEDTVVRNPQYWLIKRTDLEYFPRGRSPWDRFMVGRYLSSNALNETLHKMLVASINWPAIGSLLGSVIHPVVASQELKLEVKYDQIKLSITLFPVVEMEDKVLLAAPPEGLVENLWLESFYRAEVSKVKELDAGDSGVRQRCLRILNGVCKSHPALHKLSGSPLTHVVLHLSATGLDWAEESLADRFQQLLEELVGYLEKGVLPSYFNPKINLFCELLDEEIDEMGFMLYRAVSEPELLLKEK; translated from the exons ATGGCCGAGTTCACACGCCAGCGGGGCAAGCGGCAGGAGGACAGCGGGCTGGGCAACGTCCTCGACCTGCTGTTGGCCAACGCCAGGCTGGTGCTGGGCGTCACCGGCGCGGCCGTGCTGGCCATCGCCACGCTGGCCGTCAAGCGG ctgaTAGACCGAGCCACCAGCCCTCGCGATGAAGGTGATCCCAAAGCTGAACAGAAGACCctggaggagagctggcaggACTTGGCTTTGATCAAAGCAACACCAAAACCCCCCAAGAAGCAGAGAAGGGAAGACCTCAGCGAACCTCtgctctctccagctctgccGCCGGCGCCAG AGCTCAGGGTCTGCTCTGCCCCTCCGGAGACTCCTCGGGTCGAATCCAGCCCTCCACACTGCCTCACACTGCAGGAGAAGCTTCTCTCCCACTACAGCAGCTGGCTGACCGTGCCTGAGACACAAGCATCCGTCGCCCTGCAGCTGGCCAGGAGCATCTGCACCCAACTGCAGAACTTTCTGCGGAGCAAGTGCCCGGAGCTGCCCTTCGGCAGCCTCTTCCTCAGCGGTCCCTTGCTCGATGGCCTCGGTGTGCTGGCGGCTGACCACATCCACCTCATGCTGCCAGTGGTCCTTGACGCCGCGCTCTGGAGCCTCATCCCAGGAGAGGACACTGTGGTGAGGAACCCCCAGTACTGGCTGATCAAGAGGACTGATCTGGAGTATTTCCCTCGTGGGCGCAGCCCTTGGGACAGGTTCATGGTGGGCCGGTATCTCTCCTCCAATGCACTCAATGAGACCCTCCACAAGATGCTGGTGGCCTCCATCAACTGGCCTGCCATAGGCAGTCTTCTGGGGAGCGTCATCCACCCCGTCGTGGCCTCCCAGGAGCTGAAACTGGAAGTCAAATACGATCAGATCAAGCTGAGCATCACCCTGTTCCCAGTGGTGGAAATGGAGGACAAGGTTCTCCTGGCCGCTCCTCCTGAAGGACTGGTGGAAAACCTCTGGCTTGAGAGTTTTTACAGGGCAGAGGTCTCGAAGGTGAAGGAGCTGGATGCTGGTGACTCTGGGGTTCGGCAGCGCTGCCTCCGCATCCTGAACGGTGTCTGCAAGAGCCATCCTGCCCTGCACAAACTGAGCGGCAGCCCCTTGACCCACGTCGTCCTTCACCTCAGTGCCACCGGTTTGGACTGGGCAGAAGAAAGCCTTGCCGACAGGTTCCAGCAGCTGCTCGAGGAGCTGGTAGGCTACCTGGAGAAAGGGGTCCTGCCTTCCTATTTCAACCCCAAAATCAACCTCTTCTGCGAGCTGTTGGACGAGGAAATCGATGAGATGGGCTTCATGCTCTACAGGGCCGTATCGGAGCCAGAGCTCCTGCTGAAGGAGAAATGA